acgatcaaatggacataccagtcaggaagcttaagcagtatatcggagcagcgcagcaagggaagttctttccagacagagagaacgacgagctcacaatggccctcggaaatcctgagcaccctggacggacatgaggcacgccaggctccattttgtggaaggttgggtttccggacgcaggcggttacaaatcccatgagaggaggaaaaaagtgcagcagacccaaatgcaggcgctgcaagcaagggtagacgcgatagaggaacgagaagcaaatcgcagcaaacgtactgccgaagcctcccccgaagctaccccgccatcttagcgcagaagcagcgtggcttccaccgagctgcttcagccggagcatgccttgatggctcctgccagctatcccgtggatgctatcacggagtctcaaaattgccaccttaggacgcaatggatgaatttgaaggtcaaggtggttgttggctctgtttatcctactgaacccggcgcaacttttcactgccggccgattccagaaggatatgctagggtgatggtggatgaaataatggagggatttgaggacctccagcttgaccaccctaccggtgaaggggagactcggctggggtctgctctgaagactccatgcctatggcggaaggagctcatcaaccttccgaactggacgcctccgcctcctcctcctcctccagcgagtcagggcactccgcctcctccaccgcctcctcctccggcgagtgacgatcagggccctcggccggctccttctccggcgcgtggcggcactccgcctccttctccgcctgcgccgacgcgcccgagcagccagcctcctccttctccgcctcgtcagcaagggcggaagagacctgccgccgctccaggtgctccggcgcgtcgtagtccttctcctccgcctcgtaagcaagtaaagaagacaaccgctccgtctgctcggtcggcgtctagcagtacaaccagaggcgggaggacatacagattcggtccttctctgaagactccagagaagttaccatatgagaggaccccggaggagaacgccgagatcgcgcgaaccgaagtggatgactggtttcaagggttgagagcaaagagacatccacctccggaggagaaggtagatccggtgaaagtgaagcgcactctggctgccctggcaaaaccacccaagtctccgccgaaaggcaactatgagcgcattattacaaagacatgggccgaagcggagcggtcgggaagtacagtcagtgatcaaaggctgaaagaacgacgagcagctgggaaacaaattgcccagctcggcgaacaagcgaagcaatcgtgccccccccctcaaggtgcctagcgacatcgtcgatccaaggatggtgcccggttatggcaatgttgacgattacctgcccgacgatatacactatgataccatggaggtgcagatacacagatacgagtatgggaagcctctcgtcaaagatgaaaaatctttaataacgatgatgcgaagattacatgattggtacttgaaaatctgcagagagtctgggggaggagtactttgtatgcgagagttaaaccggagcatgacctcgttggaattgaactgttgcctattccatttgaggagttctattagtttttcaatcaattggccctcgataaaacaacgatcacctgctactgtctgtaagtactactacttctgtcattaagtctctctatatagctcatctctttcattgcatgtatttataattatcctcactatattatgcagaatgaagatcgccgaattgaagaaaagacaaattggtgatattgggttcgttaacacatatctcatagatgcaactgaggttgaacatcgtcccggagataccgaggccaacttgctacgattattcaaaaaaaatgaaaacaaagatataatactctttccttacaacttcaagcgagtgttactgtcttgtgcatattcggtttcccttatatattagtccagattatagtaatgtaattgatgagttatgcatgcgtgtgcagtttccactatattctcctagatactaggcttgagcagggagtagtaaccgtcttggactctaaacgaaaagatccccaggagtatgcggacatgactgaaatcctcaagaagtaagttaaatcgatcattatccaccatatcagcaactttgttcatttcctgatatcaagtaattgttttctttgtccggcagggtttggagaaaattcatcataacagttccgggactgccgaaggagctggaatttagacacccgaaagtaagtactatagtagcatgttccgcgcatctcctagtgattcaagcgctagtttcatcaataccatttagcattcttgcttatcagtttgattaacctctatttcttgtaaagtggttgtggcaggaaaaagggaatgtttctgtggatactacgtctgcgagtccatccgccacacgaccattGAGCGGgacgggtactctgacgaacaatatgaagtacgtaaataacaacattcacaattttattttttaccatcatttgtattgagtttcattcattcattcatatatatatatatatatatatatatatatatatatatatatatatatatatatatatatatatatgtattgacccccttcttcaaattagatgtttcggaagcgggatgaactcctagcaccagctcgcatgcgagcaattaaaGAGGAATTGGCgacattctttcttgaccaagtgatcgctgaagacggagaatactatgcggACCATGAGtctgtatgattatatttgtaagagataattattgtatatatgtagccggtagtgtcggatagatatacgaaaacttgttgttcgaccaatctctcggagaaggagaggtggtcgatatcacttctctctgtatgcatatatgtttatgacgatcttctgtttccttcgtttgcttactagctaactagcgtgtctagtcctctctatatgtatgtatagtacgcagcgtcgaccaagcacggacgtaagagaggacacttctctctattaattatagctagctaacacaatatatgaaacacctaaattaaccccccaaaacccccaaccNNNNNNNNNNNNNNNNNNNNNNNNNNNNNNNNNNNNNNNNNNNNNNNNNNNNNNNNNNNNNNNNNNNNNNNNNNNNNNNNNNNNNNNNNNNNNNNNNNNNNNNNNNNNNNNNNNNNNNNNNNNNNNNNNNNNNNNNNNNNNNNNNNNNNNNNNNNNNNNNNNNNNNNNNNNNNNNNNNNNNNNNNNNNNNNNNNNNNNNNNNNNNNNNNNNNNNNNNNNNNNNNNNNNNNNNNNNNNNNNNNNNNNNNNNNNNNNNNNNNNNNNNNNNNNNNNNNNNNNNNNNNNNNNNNNNNNNNNNNNNNNNNNNNNNNNNNNNNNNNNNNNNNNNNNNNNNNNNNNNNNNNNNNNNNNNNNNNNNNNNNNNNNNNNNNNNNNNNNNNNNNNNNNNNNNNNNNNNNNNNNNNNNNNNNNNNNNNNNNNNNNNNNNNNNNNNNNNNNNNNNNNNNNNNNNNNNNNNNNNNNNNNNNNNNNNNNNNNNNNNNNNNNNNNNNNNNNNNNNNNNNNNNNNNNNNNNNNNNNNNNNNNNNNNCAAAAactccagccacagaaatgctgacgcgtggatgcctattggtcccggttggtgccaccaaccgggaccaaagggtctcctgcctgggctctgcgcactgcccacgtggaggcccatcagtcccggttctggattgaaccgggactaaaggtacagggcattagtaccgacactttagtcccggtttaggaaccgggactaaaggcccttacgaaccgggactataggccctttttctaccagtgcttgGTATCTAAACTCGTTGAACCAGGGACAGGGCTATGGGATCAAGAGTTAGTCGATGATGTCTTTTGGGTAGTGCGGTCCCATTAGCACCTCATGGCACGATTGAGGACTTTGTTGCCTAGAGATTTACTAAGCATCATTTGTTCACGGTGAGGTTGGCGTAGCACGTCAAATCGGAGCATCAGTTCGGACGTTGGTACCGGCGTTCTGAAGGAGAACCATCACAATGGCATCCAATTTCGACGAAGCTTTGTAGTGCTCATGCTCCGGCCAAGATAAAAGTTCATGTGTGGAAGGCCCTACATGGATTTATTCCGTGTATTGGTGTACTGGCGAATCGCCACATTGCAAGCAATGTTTTTAAGTGTCCAAGGGCAGCAGATATATGGTGGTGTTTGAAACTAGATGGATTCGTTGAAGAGGCTTTCGCTGTTGACCGAGTGGGTCTGGCTGCACTGGACTATATTTTATGTGAATCTGCTAGGTCAAGTTTGATTCCGGGATCAAGTGCCCAGTTATTGATCTTGGTAGGAATTTAGTATATCTGGTGGGAAAGAAGGCGATCTGTTCATGGGAAGGATGTACAAGTCCCCTCACGATCAACATTGTCTATTAGTGCTTTAACTGTCAATTACTGGAAGTCGAGGCAGAAAAACACGAAAAAACACGGGTACTCACAATTGGAGATGGGTGGAACCAGCGGAAGATTGTGTGAAACTCACTGTTGACACGGCGTTCCACCCAAGTGATCTTCAAGGTGCTATCGGTGCAATTCTTCGGGATGATAAAGGCGGATTTATCGCTGCACCAAATGACTGTCTTGAGCATGTGGCGGATGCGGCAATGGCGAAGGCCTATGCACTCACACATGGACTACTTCTAGCGCAATAGTTCGGGATACGACATTTGATTGTGGAATCGGACTATATGGTGGTGATCAACACGATGCAAGGAGGAGGCTTCATAGTTTTAGGAGCGGCCACCATTTATGCTGATATTAACATCGTCTTTTCAGGATATATTTCAGTTTCTTTCGTTCACTGCCCAAGGGAGATGAATGTAGTCTCTCATGAATTAGTTAGGCTAGCGATCTCGATGCCACCGTCAACGTGGATAGAGGAGCCGCCATTATCGATTGTTAGGTGGCTGGTGGATGTTGTAACTATCCATTGATTTAATGAAGTTACCCACCACTGACTTCAATTATTAATTCCAGTTTCTTATCGGGGAACTACTTTATGTATAATAACTAGATATTGTTATCGTGGTAGTTGTTCACTTGCAACATGACAACCATGATGACATAACCTGGCAATTAGTGGCGATGAAAAAATTGCCGAAACAAAACAACATTATATCTTGTTTTAAAGCTCTCGTTGAGACGAACTTATCAGTAAAGACATATCACTTGTAAAATTTAAGTTTAGAAACTAAAGCCGATGATGTTAACATGACGTGAAAGATTCTGCATGCATGTATCCCGTCTCTCTATGGAGCAAAATCCGATTAAAATAGTCCTGCACCTTAAAACTAACTAGcacacatatactccctccgttccaaattacttgtcttcgatttgtctagatacggatgtatctagcactaaaatgagtctagatacatccgtatctagacaaatctaagacaagtaattcagaacggagggagtactagtcaaGCTCGACGGAGACCGATGACCACTGTGACCATGACCCTCCACGGCACGCTGCGAGAAGACATGGCGCGTTTCGAATAGTTTTTATCTTATTGGTAATTTTTAGTTTCCATATGTGTTCGAGCAGAGGATCAGTGAACCCATGAAACGTCAACCAACAACTAGCACATGTATCTGTAAAAATACGGCTTTAGGTTCCACAGCCCAGACAATAGTTTAACATTTGAAAAGTGTGTGCCAAATTGGTGAAACTGAATCTTTGTTAAAATACGATGGAGATATGCATTTAGTTTTCGTATTTAGTAAAATTGAGTTTTTATAGCGCAACAACTATATTAAGAAACTAATCTTTCAACCAGTAGAAGTACACCGATTAGCATGACCAAGTCCTAGCCAATGGTGCATTGCCATATGAATTGATTTGATTTTTGTGTTGCCACTGTATACAACTTGCGCGTTGGGACTTGTTAAACCAGTCAGTGACTTTGACACTTGGACGTACGTACAGATGAACCACAAACAAATAAACATCTTGTATTAAGAAAGGAGTTTGTTGCACTGTACTGACCGGTCGGTAGACGGTAGTAGTGTACAACCATATATTAGCTTAAATAAACGCAAGTAGTAGTGACACCTTATATAAACGGCTTGGAAGCAGACATGGTCTCCATAAGAAGTTCAGGACTGCACAGGCAAGAGTCTGCTCCCCAAAGTCCAAGGGTGTCACAGGTTCACGGCTAGCTCACAATGTCCAAGGTAATTAGCCATCATGCATGTTCTttcgttttgcttatgtctttggGGCCGGGGTTCCGTCGAACAAATTTGAAGGTGTACACTCATAGTGAACGCTCGTGTTTTCACTTGTGAATGACCTGCAGAAGATCCTGATCAGAGCTGATCTCATCGGCGACAAGTGCAAGAGCAAGATCCTGGCAACTGCTGCCAAGCTCAAGGGTAGGGTACCTCGCTCCCTCACAATCCAACCTCTATCTATCTCGCACCCCTCTCCACTCTTCTTTACCAAAATGTATGTACTAATTTTCAGGGATCAAGTCCATGGACATTGACCAGGACAAGTGCACGCTGACGGTGGTCGGCACCGTCGATCCGGTGCGGCTCCTGCAGTGTCTCAGGAAGTCGTGCTTCGCCGCAGTTATCATCAGCGTCGCAGACGACAAGCCAAAGgagccagagaagaagaaggaccccTGCCAGGAGGCCTGCGAGAAGGCCTGCAAGGACATGTGCGAGATGGCTTGCAAGGAGGCGTGCTGCAAGAAGATGTGCGTGATGGTTACTTGCAACGAGGCGTGCTGCAAGAAGAAGTGCGACACGGCTACTTGCAATGAGGCGTGCTGCAACAAGAAGTGCGACATGGCTTGCAATGAGGCGTGCTGCAAGAAGGTGACGGCGTCCTGCTACCCGTCCCGCTGCACGCCGGGCTGCGACTCCAGCCCCTGTGGCCTGCCCAGCTGCCGCTTCTACATCTACGGCTGCGTCGTGCGCAAGCCGCCACTGGGACACGGCTGCAACAAGGGGAGGTCACGCGGACTCAGAGGAGAATGCGGCATCCAGTAGCCGTGGATTCATCATCGATCGTCCTGCAAGCTAAGATTCTGCAGGAGCATGTATGGCGGTTTGCCGTGTCGTTGGAGTTTGCTTTTCGTAGAGTGATGATTCCCTTTCATTCCCTCTCAAGACGACGGCTTTGATCAGCATGGTTGGTTACTTCGGGTCTGATTCTTCGGTCTGTCTACTATTCCCCcctttcctaaatataagactttcTAGGGATTtcactacatacggagaaaaataagcaaatctacactctaaaatatgtctatatatattcatatgtaatatgtagttcatagtagaatctctaaaagatcttatatttaggaacagagggagtataataaaAGCATATGATTGTTAACCCCCNNNNNNNNNNNNNNNNNNNNNNNNNNNNNNNNNNNNNNNNNNNNNNNNNNNNNNNNNNNNNNNNNNNNNNNNNNNNNNNNNNNNNNNNNNNNNNNNNNNNNNNNNNNNNNNNNNNNNNNNNNNNNNNNNNNNNNNNNNNNNNNNNNNNNNNNNNNNNNNNNNNNNNNNNNNNNNNNNNNNNNNNNNNNNNNNNNNNNNNNNNNNNNNNNNNNNNNNNNNNNNNNNNNNNNNNNNNNNNNNNNNNNNNNNNNNNNNNNNNNNNNNNNNNNNNNNNNNNNNNNNNNNNNNNNNNNNNNNCGTCGTCCCCCTTGGGCGACTCGGGGGCGACTAGGTTTTTCCCCGGCGCCGCCACCCCCTCCAGCCCCCCTTCCCTTGCCGCCGCCAGAGGTACGCCAGCctaggaggctgctgatgaaggtggcggcgAGGCTCCCCGTCGCTTCGTCCCTTGGCGAAGGACCCTGGACGCCGGGGCGGCAGCCCCGGACGGCGAGGCGGCGCCATCTTCGCGGTAGGTGGCGGGCGCGGGATGCGGCGAACGGCCTCCTCGGCAGCTTGGGCAGCGAGGAGCCGGCAGGAGGTGGTCGTGGTGTGGGCTTCCTTCACTCCAGATCTGAAGGTCGTGCTTCTCTCCTCCTCTGGTCCACTCCCCCCTCTGGCGGTGTCCGATCTGTGGCTTTGGCTATCAGACCCGGTGCTGGCGGGGTGATGGTGGTATAGGACTGCGTCTGGGGTAATCCCTTGGCCGGTTCTCCGGCCACGGCGGCGACGACGCGTGCGCGCGTGGTTTTCCTTCCTGGAGGCGCCGCTGAGGACCTGTTTCTTTCCACCCCCGTCCCAGATCCCGGGTGAAAGCCCAAAACCCGTCCcgggttgggcggcggcggcgccatgcGCGTCGTTCTCTCCTTGGAGACGCCGCCTGGGGCTCTCTGGTTCTTCGGGAGAGTGGTTGTGAGGTTGGAGAGCGCTCGTCGGCGGCGAGCCCAAGGGGTGATTTTTTTTGTGTAGGATGTGTGTTCCTGCAGGTCTATGCCTTGACGGAGTAATGCTCTGCGGCGGCAAGGTCGTGGTGTGTCATGGTAGCTCTGCTCCTGAGCCGGGTTGGGGGGGGGGATAGGGTTCCTCTTCCCGTTGACAGCCCCATGACGCGCACCGCAGAAGCCTCTTCCCTTGTGCGGACACTGGAGTGGCACCTGGTGCTTCCAACTTTCTTTCCTGGTGCTCTGCATTGCTTCTTCGACGATCCTCCCGGCAGCTTTCCTTCTATTTCTCGGTGTCCAAGGAAGGTGGCAGTGCAGCGGATGTGGTGTGTCTTTGGTGTGGCGAGGACCGATAGTTTACTTGCTCTGGTGTGTCGGCCGGCGCCTGCTCTAGCTCTCGGGTGAGCTCCCAACGATTTGATGGTGCGGCGCCTTCGAGCCTAGGCGAGAGGATTGGGTTCCTCTTCGGCGTTGGAAGACAGGTGCTCGTTTTGTCCGATGCTCCATGGTCAGGTGACCCCCGGTGCCTCCATGCTACTGACTGAACCTCAATGCTTCTGTGTTTTCCTGTCTTTGGTCTCGGGGTGCAGCGGGCTTCGACATTACTTGCAGGATTTTCTCGTATATTTTCTTGGTGTGTAGTAGTGTGCGTTGCGTTGTAAGCTGCTCAGTCAGCTCCCATGTATCTTTTGGTCGCTCATGCTTGGTGGTCttctgtaatcctggccggttgatggctttgttaattcaaagccgggctttaCTTGAGCCTTTGTTCCAAAAAAAAAAAAGCATATGTCGGCCAACATTTCTATTTGTAGATATTGATGGTTACCTTATGAATTTATATTGGTGGTTTAAAGTTTGAGACTGTCTATTTCACATTCGTCTGGAAATAAATTAGTCTTTATTCAAATTTTACAGCCAATGGCAAGCTGATAGCCGTATGCAAATGATCAACTTACACTAACCGTACAACAGTATTACACGCGGTTTACATTGAGTCAAGACTAAAGAGGCCTAATTCTCACTTAGTTGCAAATGCAAACAATTACAACACAACTACAAGGTAATTACATGCACAAGAAAGCACTGTAAACACTACGGGAAAAAATGCGTTGTCTAGTGTTTGGGCATAAGCCAAGTGCTATTTCTCGGGTACCACGCAAAAAAACACACGGCAACCACAGGGCCCTCGGCGTAGACCAGAGTAAGCCGAGTACAGTTCAAAAAACACTTGGCTTATAAAGAAAACTCGGCATATTCCGCAAAAACCATTTGGCCCACACCCGAGGATCGGCAAAGCACCTGTCCCGTGGCCATCCTCACCACTTGATGGCCCCGTGACGGTGGGCGCTACAAGTCGAGTGTTGTCTATTGGCATACTCCGCTTAATTATATGTAAACCGTGTACCCAAAAGAAAGCACTCGGCGTATACTCATGCCCCTTCACCTTCATCTCCCCCCGCCATTTTTATAAATAAACGTGTGCGTGGCGGCTCTGCTgttactgatggaaatatgccctaaatacAATAATAAAGTTCatattattacatttccttgttcacgacaaaaggtttattatttatgctagaattataattatcggaaacttaaatacatgggtgcatacataaacaaatactgtgtctctagtaagcctctattagactagctaattgataaaagatggttaaggtttcctaaccatagacatgtgttgtcatttgataacggaatcacatcattaggagaatgatgtaatggacatgaCACATCTGTtaacttagcatatgatcgttaagtttattgctatctatatctatatctatatctatacctactaataaagtaagGTGCGTTTCTTCAATTTTTTTCATCTGTTCATCATTGAATTTCTTTTATATatctgaggtggtactaaatttttgtgcgTTTATCCGCTAGAAACTTAAAAATGTTTCCCTAGAATTCCGCAATTGGTCCGCGTGCGCTGTCCGGCCCAACGAAGGGAGCCCAATTATTATTGCCCACGCATTTGTAAAGACCTTATTTTTCGCATGGAGCGATAAACAGTTGAACCTTCCCACAGGGCGCCTAAGCCTTGGCCGGCTTGTTTCCCCTTTTTGTTTTTCCATTTccatttctatttttcttttttctgttcctTTCTCTTtatcttttatattttttttattttttccttattttttaattttttgtgaCTTAAAAGTTTACACAAATATTCAGAGTTTTATTTTGTTCAAATATTCAAGAAATGGTCAGAATTCCAAAACTTTGTTCCTGTTTTGATAAATGTTCAAAACTTTTAAAAAAATCCACGTGTTAAATTTTCtcggtattcaaaaaatgttctccatTTTAAGAAAAGTTCTCatgtttagaaaaatgtttttgtttttaaaaaattatttgaatttttttatataaaatacATTTTATAAAATGTTCCATATTTGAAAATATTCCTTTTGAAATGTTCACAAAAACAAAAATAATGTTCGCGTCTAAGAATTCATTTTATAAAATTGTTTTCAATGTCCCCCCTTAAAAAATATTTATGCTTTTATTATATTCTCATGTTTTCAAAATATTTTTTGTGAATTTAAAAacctactagcacatatgcccgtgcgttgcaacggatggCAAAATTCATTCTAAATAATATTATTAGTATAAAATACTAAAATTGTTCAACcagtgtctttatttatttatgtttcGAAGACCACAATCATGATGACATGAACTCATCCTACGGCAACATGCCGGGGTGAAGCAGCAACTCAACTTTGTCAGCCTAGTGAAATGTGTTGGGTTAATCCAATACAATTGCTGGTTTAAAAACATGGATCAATATATGATAAGGAAGCTATCTATAATAACATTGTAATGGGATTAAAATTAGGTAGCTAATCTAGTATTGTATGACTGCAATCTTGCTATATTAATTATGCAGAACGAAAATCTAGCTAGCTGAGCAGGACTGGTTTGGTGCCTCTAGGGTTGTTTACTTCTACAATAGTCGATAGAGCTCCAGGTACCAAAGGTTCAACATTGAACTTTGATTTACCTCCATTAGCCCCATGATAATCCTCTTGTAATGAGCTAAATAGACAACTGGGAGGCTGGGATGATTTATG
This portion of the Triticum dicoccoides isolate Atlit2015 ecotype Zavitan chromosome 7A, WEW_v2.0, whole genome shotgun sequence genome encodes:
- the LOC119328470 gene encoding keratin-associated protein 9-4-like, with the translated sequence MSKKILIRADLIGDKCKSKILATAAKLKGIKSMDIDQDKCTLTVVGTVDPVRLLQCLRKSCFAAVIISVADDKPKEPEKKKDPCQEACEKACKDMCEMACKEACCKKMCVMVTCNEACCKKKCDTATCNEACCNKKCDMACNEACCKKVTASCYPSRCTPGCDSSPCGLPSCRFYIYGCVVRKPPLGHGCNKGRSRGLRGECGIQ